A genome region from Bacteroides stercoris ATCC 43183 includes the following:
- a CDS encoding metallophosphoesterase: MKKILILLLVLWGVIPSMLFAQRQLSFQNGKFKIVQFTDLHWTSGSPKCAETERTIRTILKSENPDIAILTGDIVTEAPAINGWMSVVEIFNNAKVPFVVTMGNHDAEHMAKDSIYDLLQKSPCYVGTKGPGDVMGCGNCVIPIFDSMTKKKVESVLYCIDSNDYQPDKLYGVYDWIHFDQIAWYRKQSAHFASCNNGRPLPSLAFFHIPLLEYNELIGDGKTFGNDREGGVASSKVNSGIFASFLDRKDVMGVFAGHDHDNDYVGINKRILLGYGRVTGADAYGELIRGARIIELYEGEFKFDTWIATLSGREAIYYYPSGLNSDEERVMNYFPAMNVASPKQGVAYTYYEGQCKRVADITSCLKVKEGIMKNFLIKDAAIADHFAYEFRTLIYISKRGVYRFYTISDDGSKLYIDDKLIVDNDGGHSVRRAEGKVALEKGYHALHLLYFENYMGQELEVGFLGRDIPETPIPAEMLFLPD; encoded by the coding sequence ATGAAGAAAATATTAATTCTTTTGTTAGTGTTATGGGGAGTTATCCCATCAATGCTTTTTGCACAACGGCAATTGTCTTTTCAAAATGGAAAGTTTAAAATAGTTCAGTTCACAGACTTACATTGGACATCAGGTTCACCGAAGTGTGCTGAAACAGAAAGAACTATTCGTACGATACTGAAATCCGAAAATCCGGATATTGCCATATTGACTGGAGACATAGTGACAGAAGCCCCTGCAATTAATGGCTGGATGTCGGTTGTAGAAATATTTAATAATGCCAAAGTGCCATTTGTTGTAACTATGGGTAACCATGATGCGGAGCACATGGCTAAGGATAGCATTTATGATTTGTTGCAAAAATCTCCATGCTATGTTGGAACGAAGGGGCCTGGAGATGTTATGGGGTGTGGTAATTGTGTGATACCGATTTTTGATTCGATGACAAAGAAAAAGGTAGAATCAGTGCTTTATTGTATAGACTCTAATGATTATCAGCCTGACAAACTTTATGGAGTTTACGATTGGATACATTTCGACCAAATAGCATGGTATCGTAAACAAAGTGCTCATTTTGCTTCTTGTAATAATGGACGTCCTTTACCTTCATTGGCATTCTTTCACATACCTTTATTAGAATATAATGAACTGATAGGTGATGGTAAGACATTTGGTAATGATAGAGAAGGTGGAGTTGCTTCTTCAAAGGTCAATTCTGGTATATTTGCTTCGTTTCTTGATAGGAAAGATGTAATGGGGGTATTCGCCGGTCACGACCATGATAATGATTATGTTGGTATCAATAAAAGAATATTGCTTGGATATGGTCGGGTGACTGGTGCGGATGCTTACGGAGAATTGATTAGAGGTGCACGTATCATTGAACTGTATGAAGGTGAATTTAAGTTTGATACTTGGATTGCTACGCTTTCAGGTCGTGAGGCGATCTATTACTATCCCTCCGGATTAAATTCAGATGAGGAACGGGTGATGAATTATTTTCCGGCAATGAATGTAGCATCACCTAAACAAGGGGTAGCTTATACTTATTATGAAGGTCAATGTAAACGAGTGGCTGACATTACTTCTTGTTTGAAAGTAAAGGAAGGTATTATGAAGAACTTTTTGATAAAGGATGCTGCCATTGCTGATCACTTTGCCTATGAATTCCGTACTTTGATTTACATTTCCAAAAGAGGCGTATATCGCTTCTATACCATTTCGGATGATGGTTCTAAACTTTATATTGATGATAAGCTGATAGTTGATAATGATGGTGGACATAGTGTTCGTCGTGCCGAAGGTAAGGTTGCTCTTGAGAAAGGTTATCATGCATTGCATTTATTGTATTTTGAAAATTATATGGGGCAGGAACTGGAGGTCGGATTTTTAGGACGAGATATTCCCGAAACTCCCATTCCGGCCGAGATGCTGTTTTTGCCGGATTAG
- a CDS encoding xylose operon transcription regulator XylR, whose protein sequence is MIRLILLSDFTESFSYNLLKGVLMYANSHEPWVVCRMPLSYKQTYGIKGVLKWAKTWHADAIIGRFDNDDNVEIFRENGIIAIAQDYKARFSNIPNITGDYYKTGRMAAEFFLRKGYQNFAFYGYRDTVWSQERCEGFYKCIAEHGFGNCFQSYQEQSLDDLWFYEAPPLLKWLQSLPLPTALFACDDNQGNRITELCKVNNIRVPDKIAILGVDNDEIICNLSDPPLSSISHNIVRGGFEAAELIVRLLNEEKVNYQDVVLQPINIINRLSTDFYSTTDTHIQTVLKYINKHLTEHITVSDLVKQVPLSRRLLEIRFKGVTQQSIQKYIFSLKIERFAQLLLTSNAPISTVAESVGINNLKNLSRQFKALKNISPYEYRKRHQIMSDCYYQAKDCSSIHFLGN, encoded by the coding sequence ATGATTCGATTAATACTGCTAAGCGATTTCACTGAATCTTTCTCCTATAATCTACTGAAAGGAGTATTGATGTACGCAAACAGCCACGAACCGTGGGTGGTGTGCCGAATGCCGCTTTCCTATAAACAAACCTATGGCATAAAGGGAGTGCTGAAGTGGGCAAAAACGTGGCATGCAGATGCTATTATCGGCAGATTCGACAACGACGACAATGTAGAAATTTTCCGTGAAAATGGAATCATTGCCATAGCACAAGATTACAAAGCAAGATTCAGTAATATTCCAAACATCACTGGAGATTATTACAAAACTGGCAGGATGGCAGCGGAATTCTTTCTAAGAAAAGGGTATCAAAATTTTGCTTTCTATGGCTATCGAGATACGGTTTGGTCACAAGAGCGTTGCGAAGGTTTCTATAAATGTATAGCCGAACATGGTTTTGGTAATTGTTTCCAATCATATCAAGAGCAATCTCTCGATGATCTTTGGTTTTATGAAGCTCCTCCTTTACTCAAATGGTTGCAATCGCTCCCCCTGCCTACGGCACTCTTTGCTTGTGATGATAATCAAGGTAATCGCATTACTGAATTATGTAAAGTAAATAATATCAGAGTACCCGACAAGATAGCAATATTGGGTGTGGATAATGACGAAATTATATGTAACTTATCTGATCCTCCTTTATCCAGCATAAGCCACAATATTGTAAGAGGCGGATTTGAGGCAGCAGAACTCATCGTACGCCTACTGAACGAAGAGAAAGTCAACTATCAAGATGTAGTACTGCAACCCATAAATATTATAAACAGACTTTCAACCGATTTTTATTCTACTACCGATACGCATATCCAAACAGTTTTGAAATATATCAATAAGCACCTGACTGAACATATCACCGTATCAGATCTCGTAAAACAAGTCCCCTTGTCACGTAGGTTACTAGAGATTCGTTTCAAAGGAGTTACCCAACAGTCCATTCAAAAATACATATTTTCTCTAAAAATAGAAAGGTTTGCTCAACTGCTACTTACCAGCAATGCTCCTATCTCAACCGTAGCGGAATCTGTAGGAATAAACAATCTAAAAAACTTGTCACGCCAATTCAAGGCTCTAAAGAATATTTCTCCCTATGAATACAGAAAAAGGCATCAAATAATGTCCGACTGCTATTACCAAGCTAAAGACTGCAGTTCTATTCATTTTTTAGGCAATTAG
- a CDS encoding acyl-CoA thioesterase, translated as MEDIKFNHTLPIQLRFNDVDKFGHVNNTVYFSFYDLGKTEYFASVCPHVDWQKDGIVVVHIEANFLAQIYGSDHIAVQTVVTQIGTKSFHLAQRVIDIETQEVKCICTSVMVAYDLSKHESKPLTKEWIEAICKYEGRDLRKK; from the coding sequence ATGGAAGATATTAAATTTAACCACACACTACCCATACAGCTACGTTTCAATGACGTCGATAAATTCGGTCACGTCAACAACACCGTCTATTTTTCCTTTTACGATTTAGGCAAGACGGAGTATTTCGCTTCCGTATGCCCGCATGTCGACTGGCAGAAAGACGGCATCGTCGTAGTCCACATCGAAGCCAACTTCCTTGCCCAGATTTACGGCTCCGACCACATTGCCGTACAAACCGTCGTGACCCAAATAGGCACGAAGAGTTTTCATCTTGCACAACGTGTCATAGATATCGAGACGCAGGAAGTAAAATGTATATGCACTTCCGTCATGGTAGCTTACGACCTCAGCAAGCACGAATCCAAACCGCTGACAAAAGAGTGGATAGAAGCTATCTGCAAATACGAGGGGCGGGATTTACGAAAAAAATAA
- a CDS encoding L-threonylcarbamoyladenylate synthase has product MIEDIKKACQVMREGGVILYPTDTIWGIGCDATNEDAVRRVYEIKQRQDSKAMLVLVDSSVKVDFYVRDVPEVAWDLIDLADKPLTIIYSGARNLAANLLAEDGSVGIRVTNEDFSKRLCQQFRKAIVSTSANISGQPSPKNFSEISEEVKSAVDYIVGYRQEEMSNPKPSSIIKLDKGGVIKIIRE; this is encoded by the coding sequence ATGATAGAAGACATTAAAAAAGCCTGCCAGGTAATGAGGGAAGGCGGGGTGATTCTGTACCCCACCGATACCATTTGGGGTATTGGTTGTGACGCTACCAACGAAGATGCGGTGCGCCGTGTATATGAAATAAAGCAGCGTCAGGACAGCAAAGCGATGCTGGTGTTGGTGGATTCTTCCGTAAAAGTGGATTTCTATGTCCGGGATGTTCCGGAGGTGGCGTGGGATTTGATAGACCTGGCAGACAAACCGTTGACTATTATTTATTCGGGAGCGCGTAATCTGGCGGCAAATTTGCTGGCGGAAGACGGAAGCGTGGGCATCAGAGTGACAAATGAAGATTTCTCCAAGCGTCTTTGCCAGCAGTTCCGTAAGGCGATTGTTTCTACTTCAGCCAATATCAGCGGGCAGCCTTCGCCGAAGAACTTCAGCGAAATAAGTGAGGAGGTAAAGTCAGCGGTGGATTATATCGTGGGCTACCGGCAGGAAGAGATGAGTAATCCGAAGCCGTCCAGCATTATCAAGTTGGATAAAGGCGGAGTGATTAAAATAATCCGTGAATAA
- a CDS encoding chloride channel protein: MTGEERSWLQRFIIWREKNVKEKRFILVLSFLVGIFTAFAALILKLLIHWIQNFLTENFDTTEANYQYLIYPVVGIFLAGLFVRYVVKDDISHGVTKILYAISRRQGRIKRHNTWSSIIASSITIGFGGSVGAEAPIVLTGSAIGSNLGSLFKMEHRTLMLLVGCGAAGAVAGIFKAPIAGLVFTLEVLMIDLTMSSLLPLLISAVTAATVSYIVTGTEAMFKFHLDQAFELERIPYVIMLGIFCGLVSLYFTRAMSSVEGMFGKLKLPYKKLLVGGAMLSILIFLFPPLYGEGYDTIELLLNGTSNVEWDTVMNNSFFYGHSHLLLLYLILIILFKVFASSATNGGGGCGGIFAPSLYLGCIAGFVFSHFSNDFEMTAYLPEKNFALLGMAGVMSGVMHAPLTGVFLIAELTGGYDLFLPLMIVAVSSYLTIIVFEPHSIYSMRLAKKGELLTHHKDKAVLTLMKVENVVEKDFVAVHPEMDLAELVKAISASHRNIFPVTDNEGKLIGIVLLDDIRNIMFRQELYHRFTVGKLMTSAPARLYDTDSMEQVMRTFDDTKAWNLPVVDGEGKYLGFVSKSKIFNSYRQVLVHFSED; encoded by the coding sequence ATGACTGGAGAAGAGAGAAGTTGGTTGCAACGCTTTATCATTTGGCGTGAGAAGAATGTCAAGGAGAAACGGTTTATCCTGGTTCTTAGCTTTCTGGTCGGTATCTTTACGGCATTTGCCGCATTGATATTGAAACTGTTGATACATTGGATACAAAATTTTCTTACAGAGAATTTCGACACAACAGAGGCTAATTACCAGTATCTGATATATCCGGTGGTGGGAATCTTTTTGGCCGGGTTGTTTGTACGTTATGTCGTAAAGGATGATATCAGTCATGGAGTTACGAAAATTCTATATGCCATATCCCGCAGGCAGGGACGTATCAAACGTCATAACACGTGGTCATCCATTATTGCCAGTTCCATAACAATCGGGTTCGGCGGTTCGGTCGGGGCAGAGGCGCCGATTGTGCTTACCGGTTCGGCCATCGGCTCCAACTTGGGCAGCCTGTTCAAAATGGAGCACCGCACACTGATGCTGTTGGTGGGATGTGGCGCTGCCGGGGCCGTGGCAGGTATTTTCAAAGCTCCGATAGCGGGACTTGTTTTTACGTTGGAGGTGCTTATGATAGACCTTACAATGTCTTCGCTGCTTCCGTTACTGATTTCGGCGGTGACGGCGGCAACCGTTTCTTATATCGTGACGGGTACGGAAGCCATGTTTAAGTTCCACCTTGACCAGGCTTTTGAATTGGAGCGTATCCCTTATGTGATCATGCTGGGTATTTTCTGCGGACTGGTTTCCCTCTACTTTACCCGTGCCATGAGTTCGGTGGAAGGAATGTTCGGTAAACTGAAACTGCCTTATAAGAAACTGCTGGTGGGCGGCGCTATGTTGAGTATTCTGATATTCCTTTTCCCGCCGCTTTACGGTGAAGGGTACGATACGATAGAATTACTGCTCAACGGTACAAGTAATGTTGAGTGGGATACGGTGATGAATAACTCTTTCTTCTACGGACACAGCCACTTGCTGCTGCTGTATTTGATATTGATAATCCTGTTTAAGGTTTTCGCTTCGAGCGCAACGAATGGCGGTGGTGGTTGCGGTGGTATTTTTGCGCCTTCTCTGTATTTGGGGTGTATCGCCGGGTTTGTTTTTTCCCATTTCAGCAATGATTTTGAGATGACTGCCTATCTGCCTGAAAAGAACTTTGCCTTGCTGGGCATGGCGGGAGTGATGAGTGGCGTTATGCACGCTCCGCTTACGGGAGTGTTCCTGATTGCCGAGCTTACGGGAGGGTACGACTTGTTCTTGCCGTTGATGATAGTCGCGGTCAGCTCTTATCTGACGATTATCGTTTTTGAACCGCACAGCATTTACTCCATGCGTCTGGCAAAGAAAGGTGAGTTGCTGACACATCATAAGGATAAAGCGGTGTTGACGCTGATGAAAGTGGAGAATGTGGTAGAGAAAGACTTTGTTGCGGTACATCCGGAAATGGATCTTGCCGAGTTGGTGAAAGCCATCTCCGCCTCACACCGCAACATATTTCCGGTGACGGACAATGAGGGTAAGCTGATTGGTATTGTCCTGCTGGACGACATACGCAATATCATGTTCCGGCAGGAACTGTATCATCGTTTTACGGTAGGCAAACTGATGACTTCCGCTCCGGCGCGCCTTTATGATACGGACAGCATGGAACAGGTGATGCGCACTTTTGACGATACGAAAGCATGGAACCTGCCGGTGGTGGACGGAGAAGGCAAGTATCTCGGTTTCGTGTCCAAATCAAAGATATTTAACTCGTACCGTCAGGTATTGGTACATTTCTCGGAAGATTAA
- the fmt gene encoding methionyl-tRNA formyltransferase → MIMKKEDLRIVYMGTPEFAVEPLRCLVEGGYNIVGVITMPDKPAGRGHKVQFSPVKQYALEHDLPLLQPERLKDEAFVEALRAWNADLQIVVAFRMLPEVVWNMPRLGTFNLHASLLPQYRGAAPINWAVINGDTETGITTFFLKHEIDTGEVIQQVRVPIADTDNVGIVHDKLMMLGGRLVTETVDAILADTVKSVPQEEMAVVGELRPAPKIFKDTCRIDWNQPVKRIYDFIRGLSPYPAAWTELVQSDGTAVVLKIFETEKIEHLHESAPGTLQTDGKTYIRIAGTDGWIGVRALQLPGKKRLKTDELLRGFKLTGECRVH, encoded by the coding sequence ATGATTATGAAGAAAGAAGATTTACGGATTGTATATATGGGGACTCCTGAATTTGCGGTGGAGCCCTTGCGCTGCCTCGTAGAAGGCGGATATAATATAGTAGGGGTAATCACGATGCCCGACAAGCCGGCTGGACGTGGACATAAGGTGCAATTCTCTCCGGTGAAACAGTATGCGCTGGAGCATGACCTGCCACTTCTCCAGCCGGAAAGATTGAAAGATGAAGCGTTTGTCGAGGCTTTGCGTGCCTGGAATGCCGATTTGCAGATTGTGGTTGCTTTCAGAATGTTGCCGGAGGTGGTTTGGAATATGCCGCGTCTGGGAACTTTCAATCTGCATGCTTCGTTGCTGCCGCAGTATCGTGGAGCTGCACCTATCAACTGGGCGGTGATTAACGGTGATACGGAAACGGGCATCACAACTTTTTTCCTGAAACATGAGATTGATACGGGAGAGGTCATCCAACAGGTTCGTGTGCCGATTGCGGATACGGACAATGTAGGTATTGTACACGATAAGTTGATGATGCTTGGCGGACGTCTGGTTACGGAGACTGTGGATGCCATTCTTGCAGATACGGTGAAATCCGTTCCGCAGGAAGAAATGGCTGTAGTGGGCGAATTGCGTCCGGCTCCCAAAATATTCAAGGATACTTGTCGCATCGACTGGAACCAGCCTGTCAAGCGGATTTATGATTTTATCCGTGGTTTGTCTCCCTATCCGGCTGCGTGGACAGAATTGGTACAGTCCGACGGAACAGCGGTGGTTCTGAAAATTTTTGAAACAGAGAAGATAGAGCATCTGCATGAATCCGCTCCCGGAACTTTGCAGACCGATGGCAAGACGTATATCCGCATAGCCGGTACGGACGGCTGGATTGGTGTGCGTGCTTTGCAGCTTCCCGGCAAGAAACGCCTGAAAACGGATGAGTTGTTGCGTGGATTTAAACTGACCGGAGAATGTCGGGTGCATTAA
- the rpe gene encoding ribulose-phosphate 3-epimerase, with translation MKPIISPSILSANFAYLANDIEMINGSEADWVHVDIMDGVFVPNISFGFPVLKYVAKLAEKPLDVHLMIVQPEKFIPEVKELGARIMNVHYEACPHLHRVVQQIREAGMLPAVTINPATPVSMLRDIINDVYMVLIMGVNPGFGGQKFIAHTVDKVRELRELITVTGSEALIEVDGGVNLDTGSRLVDAGADALVAGNAVFSAPDPTEAIRALKNL, from the coding sequence ATGAAACCTATAATATCCCCTTCCATATTGTCTGCCAACTTTGCATACCTGGCAAATGATATTGAAATGATTAACGGCAGTGAAGCCGACTGGGTACACGTCGATATAATGGACGGCGTGTTTGTTCCCAACATATCTTTCGGTTTTCCGGTATTGAAGTATGTGGCAAAGCTTGCCGAGAAGCCTTTGGATGTGCATCTGATGATTGTACAGCCGGAAAAGTTCATCCCGGAAGTAAAGGAGTTGGGGGCACGTATAATGAACGTGCATTATGAGGCATGTCCGCATTTGCATAGGGTAGTGCAGCAAATCCGCGAAGCGGGAATGTTGCCGGCGGTTACTATCAATCCGGCTACCCCGGTATCTATGCTGAGAGATATTATCAACGATGTCTATATGGTGTTGATAATGGGGGTGAATCCGGGATTCGGCGGTCAGAAATTTATAGCACATACTGTTGATAAGGTACGCGAGTTGCGCGAATTGATAACAGTGACCGGTTCGGAAGCCCTGATAGAGGTCGACGGCGGTGTCAATCTGGATACAGGCTCCCGTCTGGTAGATGCAGGAGCCGATGCCTTGGTTGCCGGCAATGCCGTATTTTCTGCTCCCGACCCAACAGAAGCAATCCGTGCTTTGAAAAATCTGTAA
- a CDS encoding ComEC/Rec2 family competence protein, with the protein MPLVGGIVYGDKYPYILSVGWWIAVILLLIGTYILGRKYYVLCKLYGAVVFLACFVLGWTLVSVQLKQAEYIFPNTEKSSTYRITLTTKPEIKKNSILFRVALRGEVLKDTFLYNFSEKTFLFYFPKDSAAYSLKRGDELLVCTRLSPPANNGNPDEFDYACYLLRKGVSGTAYVRAGHWCAIGCDSTLAFRQQALECRSRLVALYRDMGFRGDELAVLSALTIGDKEELSESIVETYSVAGASHVLALSGLHIGFISALLLFVLSPLWIRWRFLKPFLFLSVILLLWGFAFLTGLSSSVVRAVVMCSFGLLSMLIPACRKLTLNTLGVTAFLMLLFNPVWLFDVGFQLSFSAVAAIVLLQPGLYGLLSVKNRLLRKAWGLVTVSVAAQIGTAPLVMLYFSRFSTHFLLTNLLVIPLVSLIVYAAVILLVLTPFPVLQQLFADVVEIPLRMQNALLRWIEQLPLASIDRIWVDIWDVFLFYCCLLLFCRVWMRRTAANVYIALSALLLCVSYHSYAFITDAPRRSIVFYNVRGCPAVHCLADNSTSWLVCADTLPDVTRLERSLSSYWSRLRLERPDVIEGDCLLPEISVRNKTVFYAGKRICLLYDDRWGNKISDVPVSIDYLYVSHGYKGDMQELVSLFEVGTVVIDASLSEYYRERIISDCIRLGIPYLPLSEKGSVHILL; encoded by the coding sequence ATGCCGTTGGTTGGTGGAATAGTATATGGGGATAAATATCCTTATATACTGTCCGTCGGTTGGTGGATAGCTGTCATTCTACTGTTGATAGGGACATATATTCTTGGCCGTAAGTATTATGTTCTTTGCAAGCTATATGGGGCTGTCGTGTTTTTGGCGTGTTTTGTATTGGGGTGGACTTTAGTGAGTGTGCAGTTGAAGCAAGCCGAATATATATTCCCGAATACGGAAAAATCTTCCACTTACCGGATTACTCTTACGACAAAGCCGGAAATCAAGAAAAACAGTATTTTATTTCGCGTTGCTTTGCGGGGAGAAGTGCTGAAAGATACATTTTTATATAACTTTTCAGAAAAGACTTTTCTGTTTTATTTCCCTAAAGATTCGGCGGCATATTCCTTGAAAAGAGGGGATGAACTGTTGGTGTGCACCCGTTTGTCTCCACCTGCCAATAACGGCAATCCGGATGAGTTCGATTACGCCTGTTATCTTCTTCGGAAAGGGGTAAGCGGAACAGCGTACGTACGTGCCGGACATTGGTGTGCGATTGGTTGCGACAGCACTCTCGCTTTTCGTCAGCAGGCTTTGGAGTGTCGGAGCAGGCTGGTTGCTTTATATCGGGACATGGGGTTTCGGGGAGATGAATTGGCGGTACTCTCTGCGCTTACAATAGGAGATAAAGAAGAGCTGAGTGAGAGTATCGTAGAGACGTATTCGGTTGCCGGAGCCAGCCATGTACTGGCACTTTCCGGGCTGCATATCGGCTTTATTTCCGCCCTGTTGCTGTTTGTCCTGTCTCCTTTGTGGATTAGGTGGCGGTTTTTAAAGCCGTTTTTGTTTCTGTCTGTAATCCTCTTGTTGTGGGGATTTGCTTTCCTTACAGGGTTGTCTTCTTCCGTGGTACGTGCGGTTGTCATGTGCTCATTTGGATTACTTTCCATGCTGATACCTGCCTGCCGGAAGCTTACTTTGAATACATTGGGGGTTACGGCTTTCCTGATGCTGCTGTTTAACCCTGTCTGGCTGTTTGATGTGGGATTTCAGTTGTCTTTTTCGGCTGTTGCAGCTATTGTACTGTTACAACCCGGGCTGTACGGGTTGTTATCGGTGAAGAACCGCCTTTTGCGTAAGGCGTGGGGGCTGGTTACTGTTTCCGTTGCCGCCCAGATAGGAACGGCTCCGTTGGTAATGCTTTATTTTTCACGCTTTTCCACACACTTCCTCTTGACTAATTTGTTGGTAATCCCGTTGGTTTCGTTGATTGTGTATGCGGCTGTTATATTGCTTGTCCTGACTCCTTTTCCTGTCTTGCAACAGCTCTTTGCCGATGTGGTAGAAATACCGCTAAGGATGCAGAATGCTTTGCTCCGTTGGATAGAACAGCTCCCTTTGGCTTCCATAGACCGGATTTGGGTCGATATATGGGATGTCTTCCTGTTTTATTGTTGCCTGTTGTTGTTCTGCCGTGTTTGGATGAGGCGTACGGCAGCGAATGTATATATCGCTTTGTCAGCCCTGCTGCTATGCGTCTCCTATCATTCGTATGCGTTTATCACAGATGCTCCCCGGCGCAGCATTGTTTTTTATAATGTCCGTGGCTGTCCGGCAGTGCATTGTCTGGCAGATAACTCCACTTCATGGCTGGTCTGCGCCGATACGCTGCCCGATGTCACCCGGTTGGAACGTTCGCTTTCTTCCTACTGGAGCCGTTTGCGCCTGGAACGCCCTGACGTGATTGAGGGAGATTGTTTGCTTCCTGAAATTTCAGTCCGTAACAAAACCGTTTTTTATGCAGGGAAACGCATCTGTCTGTTGTACGACGACCGTTGGGGCAACAAGATATCCGATGTGCCTGTTTCTATTGATTATCTGTATGTTTCTCACGGTTATAAGGGAGATATGCAGGAACTCGTTTCCTTGTTTGAAGTAGGTACGGTAGTGATTGACGCATCTCTTTCCGAATACTATCGGGAGAGGATTATCAGCGATTGTATCCGGTTGGGAATTCCTTATCTTCCTCTTTCCGAAAAAGGTTCTGTGCACATATTATTATAA
- a CDS encoding DHH family phosphoesterase, whose translation MLTKVIDQSKIDHFAKWLERADKIVIVAHVAPDGDAVGSSLGLWHFLNTQDKDATVIVPNAFPDFLKWMPGSKDILLYDRYKEFADKLIAEADVICCLDFNAISRIDAMADAVLASPARKILVDHHLNPEDFCRIIISHPEISSTSELVFRLICRMGYFSDITKEGAECIYTGMMTDTGGFTYNSNNREIYFIISELLSKGIDKDEIYRKVYNTYSESRLRLMGHVLSQMKVYPEHRAALITLTKKEQGNFNYIRGDSEGFVNIPLSIKNVVFSCFLREDTEKPMIKVSLRSVGSFPCNRLATEFFNGGGHLNASGGEFYGTLEEAKKVLELALEKFKPLLNAKG comes from the coding sequence ATGTTGACCAAAGTAATAGATCAATCTAAAATAGACCACTTTGCCAAGTGGCTGGAACGTGCGGATAAAATAGTTATTGTTGCCCATGTGGCTCCCGACGGAGATGCAGTAGGCTCTTCTCTGGGGTTGTGGCATTTTCTTAATACGCAGGACAAGGATGCGACTGTCATTGTTCCCAATGCTTTTCCCGATTTCCTGAAATGGATGCCCGGCAGCAAGGATATACTTCTGTACGACCGTTATAAAGAGTTTGCCGACAAATTGATAGCGGAAGCCGATGTCATCTGTTGCCTCGATTTCAACGCTATCAGCCGTATCGATGCTATGGCAGACGCCGTGTTGGCTTCTCCTGCGCGGAAGATATTGGTAGACCACCATTTGAATCCTGAAGACTTTTGCAGAATCATCATTTCCCATCCCGAAATATCCTCGACTTCCGAGCTGGTGTTCCGCCTGATTTGCCGCATGGGATATTTCAGTGACATCACCAAAGAGGGAGCTGAATGTATCTATACCGGTATGATGACCGATACGGGTGGCTTTACGTACAACTCCAATAACCGTGAAATTTATTTTATAATCAGTGAGCTGCTTTCGAAAGGTATCGACAAGGATGAGATTTACCGGAAAGTGTACAACACCTATTCCGAAAGCCGTCTGCGTCTTATGGGGCATGTGCTGTCGCAGATGAAAGTCTATCCGGAACATCGTGCCGCCCTGATTACGCTGACTAAGAAGGAACAAGGCAATTTCAATTATATCCGTGGCGATAGCGAAGGGTTTGTAAACATACCGTTGAGCATTAAAAATGTCGTTTTCTCCTGCTTCCTGCGTGAAGATACGGAAAAGCCGATGATAAAGGTATCCCTGCGTTCGGTAGGCAGTTTCCCATGCAACCGGCTGGCTACAGAATTCTTTAACGGCGGCGGGCATTTAAATGCTTCCGGCGGAGAATTTTACGGTACATTGGAAGAGGCTAAAAAAGTGCTGGAACTTGCATTGGAAAAATTCAAACCGCTGCTTAATGCCAAAGGATAA
- a CDS encoding DUF4827 domain-containing protein, whose translation MKKLTLFFLSLLAFGLGFQACDDGKTYAEMLDEEKDGINDFIKKEGIKVISQSEFYAQDSTTNVEENEYVQLASGVYMQIVDKGSENAADTVKNNDEVLVRFMEYSILDKDTTLSNLNAVETVDAFRYAVTSSSIAGTFLQGYMMTYYSSPTVPAGWLVPLTYVRDMAHVKLIVPSKMGHQTAMQYVYPYFYDIRKYQIWK comes from the coding sequence ATGAAGAAACTTACTTTATTCTTTTTATCCTTACTGGCATTCGGCTTGGGTTTTCAGGCGTGTGATGACGGCAAGACCTATGCGGAAATGCTTGATGAGGAAAAAGACGGTATAAATGACTTTATCAAAAAGGAAGGCATCAAGGTCATCTCTCAAAGCGAATTTTATGCGCAGGATTCTACTACCAACGTCGAGGAGAATGAGTATGTGCAGCTTGCCAGCGGAGTGTACATGCAGATAGTGGATAAAGGCTCTGAAAATGCAGCCGACACTGTGAAAAACAACGATGAAGTGCTGGTGCGTTTTATGGAATATAGCATTCTTGACAAAGATACCACATTGTCCAACCTGAATGCGGTGGAAACCGTAGATGCATTCCGCTATGCGGTGACTTCTTCGTCCATTGCAGGTACATTCCTGCAGGGATATATGATGACTTATTATTCCTCACCGACAGTTCCGGCAGGCTGGCTTGTCCCGTTGACTTATGTTCGCGACATGGCTCATGTCAAACTGATTGTTCCTTCCAAGATGGGGCATCAGACAGCTATGCAATATGTCTACCCTTATTTTTATGACATCCGGAAATATCAAATCTGGAAATAA